The following proteins are encoded in a genomic region of [Eubacterium] hominis:
- a CDS encoding SdpI family protein, with protein MVVKITLFVCSMLVPLTMIGFGYYFYRHAPKEINDIFGYRTSMSMLNEDTWQFAHHYAGNLWLKWGIALLVFTIIFILWVFQMDEERMSIMSTIFMCIQIIPLIAAIIPTEKALRKTFDKEGNRK; from the coding sequence ATGGTTGTAAAGATTACATTGTTCGTATGCAGTATGCTGGTGCCACTTACCATGATAGGCTTTGGATATTATTTCTATCGCCATGCACCAAAAGAAATCAATGATATATTTGGATATCGTACAAGCATGTCTATGTTGAATGAAGATACATGGCAATTTGCGCATCATTATGCAGGAAACCTGTGGCTGAAATGGGGGATTGCTTTATTGGTTTTTACGATAATATTTATATTATGGGTATTTCAAATGGATGAAGAGCGGATGTCCATCATGAGTACTATCTTTATGTGTATACAAATAATACCTTTAATTGCGGCAATTATACCAACAGAGAAAGCATTAAGAAAAACATTTGACAAAGAAGGAAATCGAAAATGA
- a CDS encoding DUF3887 domain-containing protein, producing MKKILSICLCLGLLLGVSACSKQDSKKDDYDEEKVVALATDIIKEMNNGEYQKVLDRGSKDVKSVGTDALKEGMDTYVTPLGTFKKIGEHDCIAKDGNVTIGIIAEYEKGKVQYTLSFDQDDVMTGIYMKPVK from the coding sequence ATGAAAAAGATTTTAAGTATTTGTTTGTGTTTAGGATTATTATTAGGAGTCAGTGCATGCAGTAAACAGGATAGTAAAAAAGATGACTATGACGAAGAAAAAGTCGTAGCACTTGCTACGGATATCATCAAGGAAATGAATAATGGGGAATATCAGAAAGTCTTAGATCGGGGAAGTAAGGATGTGAAATCTGTTGGCACAGATGCCTTGAAAGAAGGGATGGATACGTATGTAACACCGCTAGGCACATTCAAAAAAATAGGAGAACATGATTGTATCGCAAAGGATGGTAATGTTACAATTGGCATCATCGCAGAGTATGAAAAAGGTAAGGTACAGTATACCTTATCATTTGATCAAGACGATGTGATGACAGGCATTTACATGAAACCGGTAAAATGA
- a CDS encoding DUF1648 domain-containing protein encodes MKTFKKMIGICGWLVYISFYVYVLYIWKDIPEQIGSHFNFQGEIDKFGPRSSLYIILIVIAFLYMMMLAVERFSCSWHSTLERQKENMTIAVQCYIACMRVYIMVCLIYVFQHSIHVTPLSSFFMPVFISGLSILSICMGLYMLHSSRKGKRL; translated from the coding sequence ATGAAAACATTTAAAAAAATGATTGGCATATGTGGGTGGCTAGTTTATATCAGTTTTTATGTTTATGTCTTATATATATGGAAGGATATTCCTGAACAAATTGGTTCACATTTCAATTTTCAAGGAGAAATTGATAAATTTGGGCCTCGTTCTTCCTTATATATTATACTGATTGTGATTGCGTTTCTTTATATGATGATGTTAGCTGTGGAACGTTTTTCATGTTCATGGCATTCAACATTAGAAAGACAAAAAGAAAATATGACGATAGCTGTACAATGCTACATCGCCTGTATGCGAGTATATATCATGGTTTGTTTGATATATGTATTTCAGCATTCCATACATGTAACACCGCTTTCTTCATTCTTTATGCCGGTTTTTATATCAGGTTTATCCATATTATCCATATGTATGGGATTATATATGCTGCATAGCAGCAGGAAAGGAAAACGTTTATGA
- a CDS encoding YhfC family intramembrane metalloprotease, with amino-acid sequence MKTAIVILVCFLMPILLTICLSRKQKGLWVSFVVGMLAFVISQMVLRLPLLSIMTQQRSISLFTLKHPVLYILILAFTAGLFEETARLIGFQCIKKKHASIYDAFAFGLGHGGIEAMLLIGIPLLSVSTDLSSVLLACGERILAIAFHVAMSIIVWYGVKEHKNYYIGLAIVLHMLLDCYAILGNQTWVIEGYILILTVIVWIVLYQTIIKRVRYENI; translated from the coding sequence ATGAAAACAGCAATTGTAATTTTGGTTTGTTTCTTAATGCCCATCCTGCTCACAATCTGTTTATCCAGAAAACAGAAAGGCTTATGGGTATCATTTGTGGTGGGTATGCTGGCATTTGTGATATCGCAGATGGTATTGCGTTTACCTTTATTAAGTATCATGACGCAACAGCGATCCATATCGCTTTTCACATTGAAACATCCTGTTTTATACATTCTTATATTAGCATTCACAGCTGGTTTATTTGAAGAAACAGCAAGGCTGATTGGATTTCAATGTATTAAAAAGAAGCATGCTTCGATCTATGATGCATTTGCATTTGGATTAGGACATGGTGGTATAGAAGCGATGTTGCTAATAGGAATACCTTTATTGAGTGTATCCACAGATTTATCAAGCGTATTACTGGCATGTGGAGAAAGAATACTTGCGATTGCATTCCATGTGGCCATGTCAATCATTGTCTGGTACGGTGTGAAAGAACATAAAAATTACTATATTGGATTGGCAATTGTCCTTCATATGCTGCTTGATTGTTATGCGATACTAGGCAATCAGACATGGGTGATAGAGGGATATATTCTTATTCTTACAGTCATTGTTTGGATTGTATTATATCAAACGATTATAAAGCGAGTCCGATATGAAAACATTTAA